The DNA segment ttgtaattgatttcccttgcattgtttgatgatattaagtcgattttggttagatttgagccatgtaGAGTTTTTGGgcaaaaactatttttgagagttgaattggcctagttgaggtaagtatcttgcctaactttgtgtggaaaAACTACCCCTTAGGGTTGGTATTGATTAGttcatttgtgttatgtgaaagctgtgtacgtaaggtgacaagagggtacacgggttgtatgtggtatttgaccggtttaggatACTTAGACTCCTTCCATGCCATAATTTAATTGttatatcatgttctaaattctcatagtctaTCTATttttacttgtgttagtctatccttacatgccttaaatgatttTGTTAACACTTTTTCTACATTCTAATTGATAAATTTCTCTTATGCTTTACTTGAACTTGTTGCCTTTTTTATtattcatgttatctctttcattattgattatcattatttgaagttatcgttcatgttatccctttcattgttgattttcgttatttgaagtcattgttacacgTTATCTGTTTcgttgtgagttattcttatctAACATCATGGTTATAcattatctctcttattgttAAGTTATTGGTTTTAAAGTTGTGAAGGCTGTTATCACGTTGAGGCGAAATTGTTTATTGTTgagacatctttcttgttcttccttgttctatcaGTTGTTGTCTGCATATGATCACTTTGTTTCTCTTTAGTTTCTTCCTTTATGTTATTCCCATGCTTAAAATTTCGGTATTAGTTCATGCTGTTAACTTGTTTCGTATCAGTTATTTCTCCGCCTTCCATTATTATTAGTTCGTGTATtttcatattatttatttatatccCAGTAGGTGttttgacctgacctcgtcactactttatcgaGTTTAGGCTTTATACTTACTGAGTACTATTgtcgtgtactcatactatgcttctgcatatgtTTTTGTGCACATCCAGGTATGTCTGCTCGTGCCGGACGCTAGAGTTGATTTGAGTTGTTGTTtttgggagacttcaaggtaaaCCTGCTCCACGTCTGCATGCCTCAGAGTCACATTCCTTTACTTTTACTGCTGTTGTATTTTTCATTCAGACAGGGATGCAGTAGACATTTTAActtactctgtagagcttatgactcagttccactggTTTTGGGAGAGTGTACTGTTGAGATTCTATTTCAGGAGTTTATATCAGTTTATCAAACTTGTTTTAGCATTTGGTTAATTATTTTTGTtaagttaatgttaggcttatctagtcgtaaatactaggtgccatcacgacatcctacggagggaaaatggggtcgtgacatttggaAATAGGGAGAGAAAGGGATACGACCATCAACCTAAAATGATACGCAGGCGAGAAGATCCAGGCACCAAGATTCCAAATTGCGATACGAGCCCTATTTCGGACCCTTGCATTGAGAAAATGACTAGAGGCACAAGCCAAATAACGATGATAGAGGCTCCAGGCAAAAATGCAGCTTCCATGTTTAGTCTTCTCCTATACCTTTGAATATGTCTTGAATTTTGAAATGGTTTCATCAACGCAATGTCAACAAATCCATTTTCCTTTTACATGTTGATCACCCTCTGCAAGGCCGGTTGTGTATTCATAGATCTTATGTTCCAAATCAATATCTTGATCATCATTTAGATTGTTGATTAAAGTGCTTCTTTATTTTGAGCCTGCTTATTGCCTTTTTGACAACCCTTAGCACTAGCTCTAGGTAACAAATTTGCCTCCCTTGCCACTTCTTTAAAGTTGCCTGTAAttgattcatcatctccttcCTCCTCAAAATGTTTCTACTCCACCAAAGCTTTCTGAACTTTCACATGTGTTATATTATGTGTAACTATGTCATGTAATGTTTGAATTGGGGTCTTCAATGGTTCATTGATTTGCAATTGCATAGACTGCCCAGTTCTTGAAGTACAAGCCATAAGCATTGCCTCAATGGCTCCTGGATGCTTAGGCACAATGGCATGTTCAATCTAACCTTGTGGAATCCTGTTGGGATCCTTAATCACCTTAGAATGCTGCTCCATAACACCCAAAGCCTCCTCAATTGCCTTTAAATACAAATaagtagaccctatgttggggtttactatttCATTAAGTGCAGAAATCATTGTTCCATTTGTTTTAGGGGCCTTGCCATCAACTGTTTGTTGGTGTGATCCAACTGTATCCCCTAAGACCTCCATATTAACATTATCAAGTTGTCCAACACCTGAAATCTCCATCGGATCCCCAGCTGCTAAGTCACAAACCTGAACTATTCCCGTAGGGTTTACTGTTCCATTGGTCTTCTTATTCCAGATGCTTCAACCACTAAACACTCAATGATTTTAGCTGCTTTCGGAGATCCTTTATCGACTCTAGCTGGTAGCATTGAATACTAATTCTTAgctccttgttaatcttcaaccctACTGGGTAGTACCATGTTGATCCTTGGTCCTGGCATTAGAATTTGATTCAGTAATATCCTCCATCAACTCCACTTTATCACTCCACAAAGAATAGACTTTGTTTGTAGCTCAAGGTGTGTCAGTTTTCTTGGATGATTCTTCTATCATTTGTGAAAGTATTTCATGATATAATTGATTCATTATCACATTTAATACTTATTTAGGATACCCAATCAATCGTCCTTTACTTATTTGCAACCTCTCCAATCCCTGCATAACTAGGACTAGGGTTTCTTTCTTTTGCTGCTACACTAATCCTAGCTTCCTTAGGACTGAAGCTGGGATTTTGATCATTCTCCAGTTcttgtatttccttttctttaataGGATTATCCTCCTTGCCATCAGTGATCATCAAAGCTTGTTGCTCGTCTTTCTTAACTTCCAAAGCATCAAATTTGTTCCTTGTAGCCAATGTCTCATCATTGATCTTCCCCTTTAATTTTTCACCCTCTTTCTCTTTGTAGCAACAATTATGTGGCCTCTCTTATGTCTTTCTTGTTTGTTCTGCCTTCTTTGCATCCATTCCTACTTTGTAGTATTAGGAATAGATTTCTCAACTACCTTACCACTTGATAATACCTTTGTAGTTTTAGCTGCAGTACCTACAACCTCCTTTCCTTTACTATGCTCACCAACAACTTCATCAAATATCCTATGTAGTTCAGGATGAATGATCCAACATTCCTGTTCATTGTGACCTTGTTTATTTCAAGTTTTGCAATACTTAGTCATGTAATCATACTTAACTTTAATCCACTTCTATTCTTATGGGCCCGTTtcgtcttcttttccttcttatACGATCTTAATTCTTTGAGGTAGATTAGCTAATAAATTAACCTTACCATAGCTAGGTCTTGTACCATTTTCTATAGCCATATCAATATGTAAAGTCCTACCCACAACTCTAGCTAATGAAAAAACAAACTACTTACCAAAAAGGAATCCTGAAACGGAATCCAAGCAATAACTATGGGTGTCTCCTCTTCAGGCTTCCATCAAGGACTCCACTTAGTGTATCTCATCTGCCACATATCACCTTGAGCTTTTAAATAAAAGGCTAGCTTTGACAACAAGTGAATGTAATCCTCCATAACTGATAATTTGATGAGGACATGTGAATTCTCAATCAATCTAATCGAGTAGGAACCTTTTAACTCACATTGAATTGGTATAACTTTACATAAGTCTTGGATTACTGGCTTACCATAAGTAAAGTTGTAATCCCTGTTAAGCAAAAGAGTGCCTCACTTAAGTCTTCTTCCAATTAATAATGGGTTCTCTATTAAGATATTCCACATGTTCTAGGGTTACGTGTCAGAGTGGTTGAATGGGAGCATTTAATGCTATGGGTTTTACTAGTGAGTATAGTGTTGGATTGGATTAGGGTTTATATATGTTAGTGGGGGATGTATGGGTGGAAGAGATGACTGACAAACCTCCAAAAGAGGCTGGCCAGTGGCCAGAGAGTCCATGGGAGAAGTTTCGAAGAAAACTTGCCTCAAAATCGCCTGGAAATCGCCAGAGCTTCTCTCTCCTCACACGTGTGTGGTTTATGTTTTAGTGATTGTAAATGTTTTTTATAGCAAATATACCACTAAGATGGTTGCTTAGTTGTATGatttattaataatcaaaataaaatacaaaatatcaGGAGGTCTCACAAAGTGaagataattaaaaaaagaagGTACATCAATCCTATTACCAAAGCTAAGTATAGTACTCAACTTTGGTAGAACATAATGAACTGTTAGGCCATGCATATAGAGAATTAAACATTGCCAATCAACTGCATGGCCATGATATGTCCAAAGTGTGCATTCCATGCTGCAAAATTGTACAAACGAAACTGAACTTGAGCACTTCCATTACTCACACATCAAAGCCTCTAATTAAGTGTATTTACCCATGATATAGCCCAGAAGTGAGCTAAACCATACGCAATTAAGTGTAGCTTCAAAGTACAGCACAATGACACCTTTGTGAACCAATAACTTTGCTCCTTTGATTCATGAGTGTACCTGACAAATATGTATAAGAACCAACTAAATGTAGCTTCCTCATGTCTGATACTAGAAACTTGTGCCTGGAAGCTCCTCTAGATCGTCAAGCAGCCCGCAAATGGCTTCCAAAATTCATGCCCATATTTTGTAAACTGGGCAATATCTGCTTCTTGTGCAATGCTTTGAGCATTGTGCTTTCCCTTTTACTGTTGTAACCTATTTGTAGAGCCTCCAAAAAGCTTATGATACTAAGGCAATCATACCATAATATGTATAACTGTCCTTCAATACCAAAGTGGTACCCTTTGATAGTGTGATTTCTTGGTATGATTTTATGAGGCTTTTTGCACATCCCGTTTTGTGTTAGTTTTAGCTGGCCTATGTAGTGGTTTCACCTACTAGGATTGAGCATCAAAGATTCTAATACCACCCTAGTATGCTTGGCCATAACATAGAATCCAGCTTCATCAAAAGTACCTGCAAAACAAGGAATTAGGTTAGTATAAAAAGCCTTTCTACTCTCCTCCATAAGTAATTGAGCagtaacatcaacaacaacaataacaacagacCTAGTATAATCCCAAAAGTGGAGTCTGGGAAGGGTTGTAGGTACGCAGACCATATCACTACCTTCAAGAAGGGAAAGAGattgttttcgaaagaccctcgtcttaggaaagataaaaggaagggCAACAACAATCACACCAGTTATAAAACCTAAGATAAAATAGAAAGATACAAACCTAAAATTGAGTATTGTAATAAGAAGGTCGAAATGAAAGCAACGACACGTAATCACATAAATCAAGGAATACGAAAGTACATAAATAACGCTAACTCATATACTAAAGTCACTATTACAGACTTTGATATATAAAGGATTTGAGCGGAAAGTGACATATATTATCCTTTGCTTGCGATCATCCCATATCCTCCACTCCGCATAACTACAATGATTCCCCTCATCATCTTCATATCTTCACAAATCATACTTatctagagtttggcttggcagTTCTATCCCTAAAATAGGGTATTTTTTATTTGACACTAATCAGGATCTTCCTTCCCATGACATCCAACTCCTCAAATGAGTTTACCTGTATAATGGTTTGTTTATCCAATCTGTAATTAGCTAGATGATTTGCTAATTTATTACCTTCCCTCAACACATGTTCAACCTAAATATTTCCCTTAGCCATTAGAGTTTTAATTTCCTCAACCTGATTGCAATACTCCAAGGCACTTCCTCTAGGACTCTTTGCATCAGTAAAGAATCAGTTTCAATCAAACATGGAGGAAACTATGATTGACTTATGTACCTGAGAGCTTCCAATATTGCCTGAGCTTCTGCTATATTATTTGTTGCATCTTCTATTGCATCTGCCTGTGTATATATGAGATCTCGAATTCCATCCCTTATACAAAAAGCATATGAAGCTCCTTCATTATCCCCTCTACGTGCACCATCTGTTTTGCATTTAATCCACCCCACATGAAGTAGAAGCCACTGCACCTGAGTAAACTTCAACTTAGGGACATGATTCAGTAGCTTATCATGTAGGTCTGGCCATTTAGCAGTAACTCCTGTGAAATTTGGCTTTCTCACCTTTAACCTCATATGTATAGAGGTTGAAATTTGAATGATCAACTTGTTGATAGATACAATCGTCCCATGCATACCTGAATTACTCCTCTTCCATAAATGCCATACTATCAGACCCGGAATAGCATGATACAATGCCTTCAAACTTGTATTCACTGGCCTTTTCCACAATAACTTGTACTAACTGTTTTCCTTCAATATTGATCCATGTAGGATCGCCAAAGTATTTATAAACAAATTTGGATACTGGTGACCTCAAAAAGACAtgagaaactgtttcttccttaGTATTCCTACAACACCAACACCTGGATGTTCTAAAATACCCCAGCTTTAGGAATAAATCATCTAAAGGCAGCTTTGCTTTCCACAGCCTCCACAAAAAGAAGTTGACTTTATATAGCAATTCTTTTACCCAAATGAATTTGTATAGTTTACTTTCCTGTCTTCTTTTCCTTGTGTACCGCCAGGCAGATTTCACTGAGTGATTGGCCTTTATTTTCTAGCTTTCACCATGATTTATCCTTGATATTATAACACGATGGTGAATCAATAGACTCCAAAAGATACTCCACAATATATTCTAGAAGTAGTTCCCTCAATAGTTTTTCATTCCATGATCCATACTCCACTACCTCATCTACATAAACTATGGATTCATCATACCAATGCTCAGTTCTAGAAGCATGATAAAAGACAGCCAAGTCCAGTGCAATTATCATACTAGAAGAACTACCAATTTTCAATTGCCACCAAATTTGATGCTCCACCAAGTCCCTCATTTGTAGCATTTTCCTCCAAATATGTGAACCATCTCTCTATGGAACTAAGACTTCATTGATCTTCTTACAGTACTTTTTCTTCACAAAGGTTGTCCACAAAGTCTCTTTAGTTCTATAGTTACACCATTGCTTTGTAGATAAAGCCTTGGATACATCATGAAGTGATCTAAATCCAAAACCACCCTATTCTTCTGGCAAGCAGAAAGACTCCCATGATACACAATGCCTGGCTCTTCCATTTCCTAAATTACTCCAGTAAAACCTAGCAAACGTCTTGTGCAACTCATAATTACATATGCAGGTGGATTCACAGCTGACAACAGGTgaataggcatgttttctagtaTATGTGAGATTAGAACTGCCTTTCCCCCAATAGATAGTAATTTTCCATTCCATGATTGTAGTCTTTGCTACACTTTGAATATTATGTCCTTATAGAAATCCTTCTTCCTCATGCTATAGAATATTGGACATCCCAAATATGTAAATGGGAAGGGGTGTCTCTAAAATTCAGTAATGAGGTGCACTGTGTTAGCTTCTTCTGCAGGAGACCCTTCTGTCCTGAAGCTGGTTCATACTCCTCCAATTCATTCATGATCAATTGAATTGCCCCATAGTGTAAAGAACTAAAGATAATTGTCCCATCTGCACAGGAGAGGTAATTGATATTATGACTCTAATTTGGTATCCCAAACCCTATAAAGTTAGGGTTATCAAACAATGCATCCAATGCTCAACCAAGCACTTCAACAGCTAAGAAGAGCAAAGGAGGGGATAGAGGATCAATTGCCTGTCCATTGAATAAAACTGAGTACCATTTATTTGAAACCGGTCTGAACACCATATCATGAACACCTCACCAAATCCCATTTGCCTCAGTACTTTAGTGAAAAACAACCATGAAACCGTCATAGGCCTTAGCCATGTCCAGTTTGATCACCACATTGGATGGCTTACctattagtcttattttaattACTATTTCTAGTGTTAAAAGAATGTTCTCCACTATACTCATCCACTTTACAAAGGCAGCTTGATTAGGAGATATAAGAGTAGGTAATAGATAAACCAACCTTTCATGAATAACCCTTGATATGATCTTGTTTGATAAATTACTCAAACTAATTGGCTTCATATTAGAAAAAATAGCTACATTCTTCTTCTTAGGCAGCAATATAAGGTTGGTATGTATAATGAATTTTGGAAGCTCAGCACCACATAAGAAAGCCCTTACCATGTTCAGTACATCTTCACCTATGATATCACATGCAATATGATAGAAATGCCTAGTGAAAACATCTGGATCACTTGTACTGTCCCCATTTAGACCATAAACAACAACCTTGACCTCCTCTATTGTTGGTTCTTCCCACAACCTATCATCTTATTTTTTAGAGATCATCTTTGGTATATGATTGATTATGTCAAAGGTTGTTGATGTCCTTTATTCAGTGATTGAGCTTGAATGAACTCCACAACTTCCTTAGCTATGTCCTCCTGTGATTCAATCCAGTTGTCATTGTTATCCAAGATTCTAGACACATGAAGTTTCTTCCTTTTTCCTCTAACATGAGCATGAAAGAATTTGCTATTCCTATCACCATCCTTGAACCACTGTATACCAGCCTTTTGCCTCCAGAATTCTTCTACTAGATGGTAATATTTAGTGAGATCAGTTTCCACCTCGTGTAATTTAGCTCTATTCTACATTGTTGGATGAAGCTCAAACTCTATTTCATGCCCTTTTTAACATCTTCCATGGTTGTAATCTGTTTGAATTTGTCACTAAATATCTCCTTGCTCCAAACTGTCAATACATTCTTTACATTCTTTATCTTGTTTTGAAACAAAATGAAAGGGTTGCCCATACTATCAATGTGCCAATTCTACTTCACAACCTTCAGGAAAGTATCATGCTTTGTCCAAAAGTTAAGAAACTTGAATGGCTTCTTAACTTGGACAATGTCAACATTGCAAGATAATAGTAAAACAACATGGTCAGAAACATACTTGATCAAGTGCTCAACCTCCAAAGCTGAAAATAAGTCTTGAAATTGTTGATTAGCCAAGTACCTGGGAA comes from the Nicotiana tabacum cultivar K326 chromosome 14, ASM71507v2, whole genome shotgun sequence genome and includes:
- the LOC142168930 gene encoding uncharacterized protein LOC142168930; translation: MNENICSFVDADIYLDIVMDMEQQMTLKLFHRILGKELIVILVYTKCDAMKRIELWDSMYHLASNMDSPWLVGGDFSVILFQEEKYGGLPIYLSEVEDCVDTCALYDLGFKRSLYTWWNGKSDVDCIFNRLPRYLANQQFQDLFSALEVEHLIKYVSDHVVLLLSCNVDIVQVKKPFKFLNFWTKHDTFLKNRAKLHEVETDLTKYYHLVEEFWRQKAGIQWFKDGDRNSKFFHAHVRGKRKKLHVSRILDNNDNWIESQEDIAKEVVEFIQAQSLNKGHQQPLT